The region GACTTGATGCATGGCTTGAATCAACACATGACCTACACGCCTGGCTCTACCGAAGTCGATACCAGCGCTGCGCAGGCCTTCGCCGGGCGTTCGGGCGTCTGCCAGGACCACACCCACGCGTTTTTAGCCTGCGCGCGTAGCCTGGGCATTCCAGCGCGTTACGTGTCGGGTTACTTGTACAGCGAAAACAGCGAACACTTGGCCAGTCACGCCTGGGCCGAAGCTTGGCTCGATGACGCCTGGTACAGCTTTGACGTCACCAATGAACTGTCACGGCCGGAGCGCCACTTGAAATTGGCGGTGGGCCTGGATTACCTCGACGCCTGCCCAGTGCGTGGTATGCGCCGTGGCGGAGGATGCGAGCAGATGCATGCGAAGGTCTTTGTCTCGCCGACGCCTGCGCCGGTGATCTCGGTTCAGCAGCAGTAATCGGGTATGCCGCTTCGCGAGTGGACTCGCACCCACACGGGATCTGTGAGCGACACAAGTCCTTTGTAGGCGCGAGGCTTGCTCGCGAAGAGGCCGTCCCAATCAGCACAACGCTACGGTTTAACCTTACGCGTCGCCATATGCTTCAAATACGCGACTAACCTCTCCAAATCTCCATCCGGCAACACCGCCGC is a window of Pseudomonas sp. DC1.2 DNA encoding:
- a CDS encoding transglutaminase family protein, which produces MRLSISHETTYHYEDQVRASIQYLRLTPHDSERQHVLSWQLDLPRPVRAQLDPFGNILHVLTMDEPHEAIIIGARGQVDIDELREAEHESQSALPFLRFTRLTEPDEALRAFAEKECKKRRDRTALIDLMHGLNQHMTYTPGSTEVDTSAAQAFAGRSGVCQDHTHAFLACARSLGIPARYVSGYLYSENSEHLASHAWAEAWLDDAWYSFDVTNELSRPERHLKLAVGLDYLDACPVRGMRRGGGCEQMHAKVFVSPTPAPVISVQQQ